A DNA window from Chryseobacterium sp. MEBOG06 contains the following coding sequences:
- a CDS encoding glycoside hydrolase family 30 protein, with the protein MKFHNLYSFFRGAALLSGVALFPLSCTSVASDKGNEVQYWLTKGDESVKLQLQAPVKFTNISNNLQNIEIDDHQKFQYVDGFGYTLTGGSVEVINTLSPAKRKALLRELFGNDKNSISISYLRLSIGASDLDGEVFSYDDLPEGQTDASLSKFSLEKDKALISMLKEILAINPDIKIIAAPWSAPVWMKDNGKSKGGSLKPEFYGTYANYFVKYIQGMKKEGIIIDAVTPQNEPLHPGNNPSLYMPSAQQGDFIKNHLGPVFKTNNIRTKIVVYDHNCNKPEYAIDILKDAKANQYIDGSAFHLYEGEISALSTVHNAFPDKNLYFTEQWTGSKGTFQEDLNWHTKNVIIGSMRNWSKTALEWNLANDSKYGPHTDGGCTECKGAVTISDSENFTRNVAYYIIAHASKFVPAGSQRIASSQTGNLSTAAFKTQSGKIIVIVQNDNKADENFNIKFAGKTAVVRISGHSAATYIF; encoded by the coding sequence ATGAAGTTTCACAACTTATATAGTTTCTTTAGAGGTGCCGCACTACTTAGTGGTGTGGCCCTTTTTCCTTTATCATGCACATCAGTTGCTTCTGATAAGGGAAATGAAGTCCAGTATTGGCTTACAAAAGGCGATGAAAGCGTAAAATTACAATTGCAGGCTCCGGTTAAATTTACAAATATTTCCAACAACCTTCAGAATATTGAAATAGATGATCATCAGAAGTTTCAATATGTTGATGGCTTCGGATATACATTAACAGGAGGAAGTGTAGAAGTGATCAACACATTGTCACCAGCCAAAAGAAAAGCGTTACTTAGAGAACTTTTTGGGAATGATAAAAACTCAATCTCTATCAGCTATTTAAGATTAAGCATTGGAGCTTCTGATCTTGACGGTGAAGTGTTTTCATATGATGACCTGCCTGAAGGACAAACTGATGCCTCACTATCAAAATTCAGTTTAGAAAAAGATAAAGCTCTGATTTCGATGCTGAAAGAGATTTTAGCGATCAATCCAGATATCAAAATCATTGCAGCGCCTTGGTCAGCACCTGTCTGGATGAAAGACAATGGTAAATCCAAAGGCGGAAGCTTAAAACCTGAGTTCTACGGAACATACGCCAATTATTTTGTAAAGTATATTCAGGGAATGAAAAAAGAAGGCATTATCATCGATGCAGTCACTCCTCAGAATGAACCTTTACATCCGGGTAATAATCCTAGTCTTTATATGCCTTCTGCGCAACAGGGAGATTTTATTAAAAATCACTTAGGACCTGTTTTTAAAACAAATAATATCAGAACAAAGATTGTTGTATACGATCACAACTGCAACAAGCCTGAATACGCGATTGATATTTTGAAAGATGCCAAAGCCAATCAGTATATAGACGGATCTGCATTTCATTTATATGAAGGGGAAATATCAGCATTAAGTACTGTTCATAATGCTTTCCCGGATAAGAACTTATATTTCACAGAACAATGGACAGGCTCAAAAGGAACCTTTCAGGAAGATCTGAACTGGCATACCAAAAACGTAATCATTGGTTCAATGAGGAACTGGAGTAAAACTGCTTTAGAATGGAATCTGGCCAATGATTCAAAATACGGACCTCACACAGACGGTGGTTGTACTGAATGTAAAGGGGCTGTCACCATTTCAGACAGTGAAAACTTCACAAGAAATGTTGCTTATTATATTATTGCCCACGCTTCTAAGTTTGTACCTGCCGGCTCCCAGCGTATTGCCTCTTCACAAACTGGAAATCTTTCAACAGCTGCTTTTAAGACTCAATCTGGGAAAATAATAGTAATTGTTCAGAACGATAATAAAGCAGATGAGAATTTTAATATTAAATTTGCCGGAAAAACCGCTGTAGTAAGAATTTCAGGACATTCGGCAGCAACTTATATTTTTTAA